In a genomic window of Deltaproteobacteria bacterium:
- a CDS encoding AsmA-like C-terminal domain-containing protein has protein sequence MKRRDRLALWAAAIASTIVVLFLALIILLPRLINFQPVREKILGRISHAVGGRVELERMDLFLFPRPGVIARGVSLSIPGIIGGTLRSAGIYPEILPLFAGRLQISRIEIRSPDFTAALPDKPQEKPKKHPPPPVESVKQKVGHLLAVLTSKVPGLAVRVSNGKLRLSRGGRPAARFEAIEARIDLPPNRLKVNLGCTSNLWESMSFTGFLDPENLGAAGQLALVNFKAHELPALVPGRGRPTIRDSQVDLDLRFRAEGLSVLHGELQGSISELTLGKGDQKVVIKGKDLMGTLDLSRDLAEISLTGFDLEYPRLNLSGSLLARNASPRLSLKLEGREVDVSSTRQVLLALAGDSPTLEKLFTIVRGGLVPLITAEAEGNSPVDLLKPENMVIRGSIAGGDIFIPGSDFNLGKVDFDLQAVEGDVVISKGLLRGQNLRARWKETEITGGSITLGLRGGDAPFHLDTVLKADLRRLPGVLKDLIKSRPLRREIALVSDLKGSATGRLVLGETTRSIQAGVDISRFNLSARYRPIPYPLKIRSGKFSYRGGRIAVKDIEGTLGRSSFSGLTGGVRFGRPPSLEILSGKFSILLDEIYPWLSSLKGLKAALKDLESVSGILSFSSMRLEGPLSAPQRWRFRTNGKIEGLVVDSRFLPGRLAADGAGFEATEKKISITDARARLLDASGRVSGDLRGYRQGPGRLLLAIQGRLGPKAASWVSDLARLPQRLRVRSPLSISKGKLGWKGKGRLSFSGDLAVEDGPVVSLDLLANPGELTIKKLLVEDGASRASLAVGLKKRELHLGFKGHLDKATLDGLLVKNRVLAGRIDGDFEAHILFDQPMGSTAHGKLQAVGLGNPLGLKVPVNIEKVSLIATGNRLEVESASLTMGGHHVSLYGDLNLSGEEFTIDMALSADGLEWSGIKRIIGGENRPSPSEKAEKTWALPLRGHLRVKSEYFTYGRFTWRPFHADISFGHDEVTVAVTDADLCGISTPGVIKITPQVVSLDFKAASTGQDLTHTLQCVANEEVLVTGSLDFKGEITGRGRPEELVRSLRGGFKLVARNGLVRHEIRFEKVLALLNLTEIFVGKAPELGKKGVPYDSIRIKGDLKGDKLTIEEGIMDSPIMKLAWHGELDLIDQQMDFKVLVAPLKTVDRIVKLVPLVREILGGSLVSIPVEVKGDLTDPTVVTLSPSAVGAQLLGIFTRTLTLPVKIVEPVLSEKKEKW, from the coding sequence ATGAAGCGGCGCGATAGACTGGCCCTTTGGGCTGCGGCAATCGCAAGCACCATTGTGGTCCTGTTTTTGGCTTTGATCATTCTCCTGCCCCGGCTGATCAATTTCCAGCCCGTGCGAGAAAAGATCCTGGGCCGTATCTCTCATGCAGTAGGAGGCCGGGTCGAACTCGAGCGGATGGATCTCTTCCTTTTCCCCAGGCCCGGTGTAATAGCTCGCGGGGTGAGTCTCTCCATCCCTGGAATAATCGGGGGAACCCTGCGCTCTGCAGGAATCTATCCTGAGATTCTCCCCCTTTTTGCCGGCCGGCTTCAGATCTCCCGGATCGAGATTCGATCTCCGGATTTCACGGCGGCACTTCCCGACAAGCCGCAAGAAAAGCCGAAGAAACACCCACCGCCCCCTGTTGAGTCCGTCAAGCAAAAGGTGGGACATCTCCTGGCGGTTCTAACCTCAAAGGTACCAGGTCTTGCCGTGAGAGTGAGCAATGGGAAGCTCCGTCTCTCTCGAGGAGGTCGGCCTGCCGCCCGGTTTGAGGCCATCGAGGCGCGCATCGACCTACCACCAAACAGACTCAAGGTCAACCTGGGTTGTACTTCAAACCTCTGGGAAAGCATGTCCTTCACCGGGTTTCTCGACCCCGAGAATCTCGGTGCTGCCGGCCAATTAGCACTCGTAAACTTCAAGGCCCACGAGTTGCCTGCCCTCGTTCCCGGCCGTGGCCGACCGACTATTCGAGATTCGCAGGTGGATCTCGATCTCCGTTTCAGGGCCGAGGGGCTAAGTGTTCTCCACGGGGAACTGCAGGGTTCCATTTCGGAACTCACCCTCGGGAAGGGGGATCAGAAGGTAGTCATCAAGGGCAAGGATCTGATGGGGACTCTCGATCTGAGCCGGGATCTGGCAGAAATATCCCTCACGGGCTTCGATCTTGAGTATCCGCGCCTCAATCTCTCTGGAAGCCTCCTGGCAAGGAACGCCTCTCCACGATTGAGTCTGAAGCTCGAGGGGAGGGAGGTCGACGTTTCATCCACACGGCAGGTGCTTCTCGCACTGGCAGGAGATTCACCAACCCTAGAGAAGCTCTTCACCATAGTGAGGGGAGGCCTGGTACCCCTGATCACGGCCGAGGCCGAGGGAAATTCGCCGGTCGATTTGCTGAAACCGGAAAACATGGTCATCAGGGGGAGCATCGCCGGGGGAGATATCTTCATTCCAGGGTCTGACTTCAACCTCGGCAAGGTCGACTTCGATCTCCAGGCTGTGGAGGGAGATGTGGTCATCTCCAAGGGCCTGCTCCGCGGGCAGAACCTTCGAGCCCGGTGGAAGGAAACCGAGATCACCGGGGGTAGTATCACCCTCGGCCTGAGGGGCGGGGATGCGCCCTTCCATCTCGATACGGTGCTGAAGGCAGACCTCCGCCGGTTGCCTGGTGTGCTCAAGGACCTGATAAAGAGCAGACCCTTGCGCAGAGAGATCGCCCTTGTGAGCGACCTCAAGGGCAGTGCAACAGGAAGGCTTGTCTTGGGGGAGACCACACGATCGATCCAAGCCGGTGTGGATATCTCAAGATTCAACCTGTCGGCCAGGTATCGCCCTATTCCCTATCCCCTGAAAATACGGAGCGGGAAGTTTTCCTACCGCGGAGGCAGGATCGCGGTAAAGGACATCGAGGGTACACTGGGAAGGTCCTCCTTCTCAGGGCTCACCGGAGGTGTGCGCTTTGGAAGGCCTCCTTCTCTTGAGATCCTCTCGGGGAAGTTCTCGATCCTGCTGGATGAGATCTATCCGTGGCTTTCCTCCCTCAAGGGACTGAAGGCCGCTCTCAAGGATCTCGAGTCCGTGAGCGGCATCCTCAGTTTCTCATCCATGCGTCTGGAGGGGCCTCTTTCCGCACCTCAACGATGGCGTTTCAGGACAAATGGAAAGATCGAGGGTCTCGTCGTGGATTCTCGGTTTCTCCCGGGCCGGTTGGCAGCCGACGGCGCTGGATTCGAGGCAACCGAGAAGAAAATCTCTATCACAGATGCCCGGGCTCGCCTTCTGGATGCCTCTGGGAGGGTGTCGGGGGATCTCAGGGGCTATCGACAAGGGCCCGGCAGGCTCCTTCTTGCCATCCAAGGAAGGCTCGGGCCTAAGGCCGCCTCCTGGGTTTCAGACCTGGCCCGCCTGCCCCAGAGGCTCAGGGTCCGCTCCCCCCTCTCGATCTCAAAGGGGAAACTGGGATGGAAGGGCAAGGGGAGGCTATCTTTTTCGGGTGATCTGGCCGTGGAAGACGGTCCCGTGGTCTCTCTCGACCTCCTCGCGAACCCAGGGGAACTTACTATCAAGAAGCTGCTTGTTGAGGATGGAGCCTCTCGTGCGAGTCTTGCCGTCGGCCTCAAGAAGAGGGAGCTCCATCTTGGCTTCAAGGGACACCTGGACAAGGCGACTCTCGACGGGCTTCTCGTGAAAAACCGGGTTCTCGCCGGACGGATCGACGGGGACTTCGAGGCTCACATCCTGTTCGACCAGCCCATGGGTTCGACGGCTCACGGAAAGCTCCAGGCAGTCGGGCTCGGCAACCCGCTGGGACTGAAGGTGCCGGTGAACATAGAGAAGGTCTCCCTCATCGCCACGGGAAACAGGCTCGAGGTCGAATCTGCCAGCCTCACGATGGGAGGCCACCACGTGAGCCTTTACGGAGATCTGAATCTTTCAGGAGAAGAGTTCACGATCGATATGGCTCTGTCTGCAGACGGCCTTGAGTGGAGCGGGATAAAACGGATAATAGGAGGAGAGAATCGGCCAAGCCCATCTGAAAAGGCCGAAAAGACGTGGGCTTTGCCGCTGCGAGGACATCTAAGAGTCAAATCAGAGTATTTCACCTATGGGAGGTTCACCTGGAGGCCCTTTCACGCTGACATCTCCTTTGGTCATGACGAGGTGACAGTCGCCGTCACCGATGCGGATTTGTGCGGGATTTCGACTCCCGGGGTCATAAAGATCACTCCTCAGGTTGTGTCACTTGATTTCAAAGCGGCTTCCACGGGCCAGGACCTGACACACACGCTGCAGTGCGTCGCGAACGAGGAAGTGCTCGTGACAGGCAGCCTCGACTTCAAGGGGGAGATCACGGGCCGGGGCAGGCCGGAAGAGCTTGTTCGGTCCCTGAGAGGAGGTTTCAAACTCGTTGCCAGGAACGGCCTGGTCCGCCACGAGATACGGTTCGAAAAGGTCCTCGCCCTTCTCAATCTCACCGAAATCTTCGTGGGTAAGGCACCAGAGTTGGGCAAAAAGGGGGTTCCATACGATTCCATAAGGATCAAAGGGGATCTCAAGGGGGACAAGCTCACGATAGAAGAAGGGATCATGGACTCTCCTATTATGAAGCTCGCCTGGCACGGTGAACTCGATCTGATCGACCAGCAAATGGATTTCAAGGTTCTGGTAGCCCCACTGAAAACCGTGGACCGCATCGTCAAGCTCGTTCCACTGGTTCGTGAGATCCTCGGAGGGTCTCTCGTCTCAATTCCCGTCGAGGTCAAGGGTGATTTGACAGACCCGACGGTTGTGACTCTCTCTCCCTCGGCAGTTGGAGCCCAACTTCTGGGTATCTTCACGAGAACCCTCACGCTCCCTGTCAAGATAGTAGAACCCGTGCTCTCTGAGAAGAAGGAAAAGTGGTAG
- a CDS encoding VCBS repeat-containing protein yields MLRGISWKTYLPVVLTLSLATCNGGGSSNGGESPLPSVQIVALDPAANERAAAVNTTVKVEFDQTMNPADSSTFVADGSLSGRLEGMYSGGGTTFLTFAPDSDFKPGEEVEITLTKGVTSPTGAALDPPFVFRFRAAVSGGDADFTKAPGSPFGVAGTPSFITTGDLDGDGDLDLAVANSSTRNVTVLLNELSGPGGGFSEALGSPYDVAGEPSSITLGDLDGDGDLDLAVANSTTWNVTVLLNEPGGGFSGSPYDVDGDPSSITLGDLDGDGDLDLAVANSTTWNVTVLLNELSGPGGGFGEALGSPYHVAGEPSSITPGDLDGDGGLDLAVANSSTVNVTALLNGP; encoded by the coding sequence ATGTTGAGAGGCATCTCTTGGAAGACGTACTTGCCGGTGGTATTGACGTTGAGCCTGGCAACGTGCAACGGTGGAGGCTCGTCAAACGGCGGGGAAAGCCCTCTTCCATCGGTGCAAATCGTCGCCCTCGACCCTGCTGCCAACGAACGTGCCGCCGCGGTCAATACAACGGTTAAGGTCGAATTTGACCAGACCATGAACCCTGCCGACAGCAGCACTTTTGTGGCGGACGGTTCTCTGAGCGGCAGGCTGGAAGGCATGTACAGCGGGGGCGGAACAACCTTTCTGACCTTTGCTCCTGACAGTGACTTCAAACCTGGCGAGGAGGTCGAGATCACCCTGACCAAGGGCGTGACCTCGCCCACAGGAGCGGCTCTGGATCCACCGTTTGTGTTTCGCTTCCGTGCTGCCGTGTCCGGGGGCGATGCTGATTTCACGAAGGCCCCGGGGAGCCCCTTTGGAGTGGCCGGCACCCCTTCATTTATCACGACTGGTGACCTGGACGGAGACGGGGATTTGGATCTGGCGGTGGCGAACTCCTCGACCCGCAATGTTACTGTGCTGTTGAACGAGTTGAGCGGGCCTGGTGGAGGATTTAGTGAGGCGTTGGGGAGTCCTTACGATGTGGCGGGAGAGCCTTCTTCGATCACTCTGGGGGATTTGGATGGAGACGGGGATTTGGATCTGGCGGTGGCGAACTCGACGACCTGGAATGTCACTGTGCTGTTGAACGAGCCTGGTGGAGGATTTTCGGGGAGTCCTTATGATGTCGATGGCGACCCTTCTTCGATCACTCTGGGGGATTTGGATGGAGACGGGGATTTGGATCTGGCGGTGGCGAACTCGACGACCTGGAATGTCACTGTGCTGTTGAATGAGTTGAGCGGGCCTGGTGGAGGATTTGGCGAGGCGTTGGGGAGTCCTTACCATGTGGCGGGAGAGCCTTCTTCGATCACCCCAGGGGATTTGGATGGAGACGGGGGGCTGGATCTGGCGGTGGCGAACTCCTCGACCGTTAATGTTACCGCGCTTCTTAACGGGCCCTAA